One part of the Halopenitus persicus genome encodes these proteins:
- the icd gene encoding isocitrate dehydrogenase (NADP(+)): MTTDHVTVPEDGEKITLADEETGELNVPENPIVPIIHGDGIGTDVGPAAQQVLDAAAEATGRSIAWMRVYAGESAREKYDENLPQETVDAIREHRVAIKGPLTTPVGAGFRSLNVALRKKLDLFANVRPTYYLDGVPSPVTDPQEMDMVTFRENTEDVYAGIEWEAGSDEVQQAKEFVEEEMGIDDIIHDGPVGIGIKPITEFGSKRLIREAIDYAIANGRDTVTLVHKGNIMKFTEGAFRDWGYELAEEEYGEDVITEDQLWDEYDGEQPEGTVVVNDRIADNMLQQVLTRTDEYDVVATMNLNGDYFSDAAGAQIGGLGIAPGINRGHGRALAEPVHGSAPKYAGEDKVNPTAMILSGREMLEYLGWSDAADLVRDAVEETISSGTVTYDLHRQIEGGEKLATSEFADAIVENIEDLA; encoded by the coding sequence ATGACCACGGACCACGTGACCGTCCCCGAGGACGGCGAGAAGATCACGCTCGCCGACGAGGAGACGGGCGAGCTGAACGTTCCCGAGAACCCGATCGTCCCGATCATCCACGGCGACGGGATCGGCACCGACGTCGGACCGGCCGCTCAGCAGGTGCTCGACGCCGCCGCGGAGGCGACCGGCCGCTCGATCGCCTGGATGCGCGTCTACGCGGGCGAGTCCGCCCGCGAGAAGTACGACGAGAACCTGCCCCAGGAGACCGTCGACGCGATCCGCGAGCACCGCGTCGCGATCAAGGGCCCGCTCACCACGCCGGTCGGCGCCGGCTTCCGCAGCCTGAACGTCGCGCTGCGAAAGAAGCTCGACCTGTTCGCCAACGTCCGCCCGACCTACTATCTCGATGGCGTTCCGTCGCCGGTGACCGACCCCCAGGAGATGGACATGGTCACCTTCCGGGAGAACACCGAGGACGTCTACGCCGGCATCGAGTGGGAGGCCGGCAGCGACGAGGTCCAGCAGGCCAAGGAGTTCGTCGAGGAGGAGATGGGCATCGACGACATCATCCACGACGGCCCGGTCGGCATCGGCATCAAGCCGATCACCGAGTTCGGCTCCAAGCGGCTGATCCGCGAGGCGATCGACTACGCGATCGCGAACGGCCGCGACACGGTGACGCTCGTCCACAAGGGGAACATCATGAAGTTCACCGAGGGCGCGTTCCGTGACTGGGGCTACGAGCTCGCCGAGGAGGAGTACGGCGAGGACGTCATCACCGAGGACCAGCTGTGGGACGAGTACGACGGCGAGCAGCCCGAGGGAACCGTCGTCGTCAACGACCGCATCGCTGACAACATGCTCCAGCAGGTCCTCACCCGGACCGACGAGTACGACGTCGTCGCGACGATGAACCTCAACGGCGACTACTTCTCGGACGCCGCCGGCGCCCAGATCGGCGGCCTCGGCATCGCGCCGGGCATCAACCGCGGCCACGGCCGCGCGCTCGCCGAGCCCGTCCACGGCTCCGCGCCCAAGTACGCCGGCGAGGACAAGGTCAACCCGACCGCGATGATCCTCTCGGGCCGCGAGATGCTGGAGTACCTCGGTTGGTCCGACGCCGCCGACCTCGTCCGCGACGCCGTCGAGGAGACCATCTCCTCCGGGACGGTCACCTACGACCTCCACCGACAGATCGAGGGCGGCGAGAAGCTCGCGACGAGCGAGTTCGCCGACGCGATCGTCGAGAACATCGAGGACCTCGCGTAG
- a CDS encoding cupin domain-containing protein, with protein MVRDYDRDAIPSVYDLQDAPAAREGPGFRQVVFRGIDQLIGFTEIGPEREASPPHDHPFEQMNVLLDGELDFLIDGERVSLDRYDAVTIPPEVDHASRAVSEETATLLAVWPLREDRVDATDYQREFPTANPDA; from the coding sequence ATGGTACGCGACTACGATCGGGACGCGATCCCGTCGGTGTACGATCTCCAGGACGCACCCGCGGCTCGGGAGGGTCCCGGCTTCAGACAGGTCGTCTTCCGCGGGATCGACCAGCTGATCGGCTTCACCGAGATCGGTCCCGAACGCGAGGCGAGCCCGCCACACGACCACCCCTTCGAACAGATGAACGTGCTGCTCGACGGCGAACTCGACTTCCTCATCGACGGCGAGCGCGTCTCGCTCGACCGGTACGACGCGGTGACGATCCCGCCGGAGGTCGACCACGCCTCGCGGGCGGTCTCGGAGGAGACGGCGACCCTGCTCGCCGTCTGGCCGCTTCGTGAGGACCGGGTCGACGCGACCGACTACCAGCGGGAGTTCCCGACCGCGAATCCGGACGCGTGA
- a CDS encoding universal stress protein, which yields MTVVVTVDVEADDDEAERSAVIREAAKIASAFDEELHVVHVLSQSRFREMEQESIEDTGKTIEMDVIRDVARDIADEAASGVVEAYTPVGLVGSADDEIVKYAKRQDASYVVLGGKRRSAVGKALFGSVTQSVLLNASMPVLTVPPEDADA from the coding sequence ATGACAGTAGTCGTCACCGTCGACGTCGAGGCCGACGACGACGAAGCCGAACGGTCAGCGGTGATCCGCGAGGCGGCGAAGATCGCGTCGGCGTTCGACGAGGAGCTGCACGTCGTCCACGTGTTGAGCCAGTCGCGGTTCAGGGAGATGGAACAGGAGAGCATCGAGGACACCGGCAAGACGATCGAGATGGACGTCATCCGGGACGTCGCCCGCGACATCGCGGACGAGGCCGCGTCCGGGGTCGTCGAGGCGTACACCCCCGTTGGCCTCGTCGGGTCGGCGGACGACGAGATCGTAAAGTACGCCAAGCGGCAGGACGCATCCTACGTCGTGCTCGGCGGCAAGCGGCGCTCCGCTGTCGGGAAGGCGCTTTTCGGCAGCGTCACGCAGTCGGTGCTGTTGAACGCGTCGATGCCCGTGCTGACGGTACCGCCCGAAGACGCCGACGCGTGA
- a CDS encoding SDR family NAD(P)-dependent oxidoreductase yields MDLSGRTAIVTGASRNIGQAIAVRLAEAGADVGLTARSNETGCRETADLIEETGSNAAVELGDLGDPEAIDRVVEGLRDELGPVDVLVNNATVRPSKPFDEIEPEDVDRVTDVNFRGLLLTTQAVVPDMRERGGGSVISLIGAMVYLGKHGHAHSYGSKLGIEGQVRQLATELGADGIRVNGLSPGLIDVDRTRTEEWERIEREVIESTPLGRLGQPEEVADACCFLASPASSFVTGQVLHVNGGTYPTPTLVPE; encoded by the coding sequence ATGGATCTCTCCGGACGCACGGCGATAGTCACGGGCGCGAGTCGAAACATCGGCCAAGCGATCGCAGTCCGGCTGGCCGAGGCCGGCGCGGACGTTGGCCTGACGGCCCGGTCGAACGAGACGGGGTGTCGCGAAACCGCGGATCTGATCGAGGAGACGGGTTCGAACGCGGCCGTCGAGCTGGGCGATCTGGGGGACCCCGAGGCGATCGATCGGGTGGTCGAGGGGCTCCGCGACGAGCTCGGACCGGTGGACGTGCTCGTGAACAACGCGACCGTGCGCCCCTCCAAGCCGTTCGACGAGATCGAGCCCGAGGACGTCGACCGCGTCACCGACGTCAACTTCCGCGGGCTCCTGCTCACGACGCAGGCGGTCGTCCCGGATATGCGCGAGCGTGGCGGCGGCTCGGTGATAAGCCTCATCGGCGCGATGGTCTATCTCGGCAAGCACGGACACGCCCACTCGTACGGTTCCAAGCTCGGCATCGAGGGACAGGTGCGCCAGCTCGCCACCGAACTGGGGGCGGACGGGATCCGCGTCAACGGCCTCTCGCCGGGGCTGATCGACGTCGACCGCACCCGGACCGAGGAGTGGGAGCGGATCGAGCGGGAGGTGATCGAATCGACGCCGCTGGGCCGGCTCGGGCAGCCCGAGGAGGTCGCCGACGCCTGCTGTTTCCTCGCCTCGCCGGCATCCTCCTTCGTCACCGGACAGGTGCTGCACGTCAACGGCGGCACGTACCCGACGCCGACGCTGGTGCCGGAGTGA
- a CDS encoding SLC13 family permease: protein MPADDGGSFSPPTRLERVLSVEGIGVGLAAAILVAGTWLVSVPGLSAESQTVLTVFGVALALWLSKAIPYTISSVLVVTLLFALGAVDSFETAVGGFASTLVFFLFLLLLLGQTISSVGLDERAAQRLLSAQSTPKGTVRSLAANIFTLSFLMPSAVARAVTFIPVVRRLTETYGLAEDSDFTRASYLVLGHVNPIASMALMTGGGMAIITSQVINADVRTITWVEWAIVMIPPVIVLYGLSTIAAARIYDVDDTITIDDKAATDGGEPTGEDEEKTADDVAGDPSAAGPSADDPVDDLAESVVDGTAEPLTRDQRIVGGVMGATVVAWILGSFLGVPTIVPAIGAVTALSLPGVRIITADDLADVSWGILFLIGAMFSILDVMETSGTLTLLVETITVYIPFAAMAPWQVVATLLLIAAVLRSFFSTASAAIIIVLPIVLEFAAFLGVNQLFLAFSVLIMIGSTTFLPFNTTSVLLSFDYGPLSNRDVLAFGLVTMVFGSLVIVASWLFYWPLVL from the coding sequence ATGCCAGCAGACGACGGTGGCTCGTTCTCGCCACCGACCCGGCTCGAACGGGTCCTGTCGGTCGAGGGGATAGGAGTCGGTCTCGCAGCAGCCATACTCGTCGCCGGGACGTGGCTCGTCTCGGTTCCGGGACTGAGCGCCGAGAGCCAGACGGTCCTGACGGTCTTCGGCGTGGCGTTGGCGCTGTGGCTCTCGAAGGCGATCCCGTACACGATCTCGAGCGTGCTCGTGGTCACGTTGCTGTTCGCGCTCGGGGCGGTCGACAGCTTCGAGACGGCCGTCGGCGGGTTCGCTTCCACGCTCGTGTTCTTTCTGTTTCTCCTGTTGTTGCTCGGCCAGACGATCTCGAGCGTCGGCCTCGACGAGCGTGCGGCGCAACGGCTGCTCTCGGCACAGAGCACGCCGAAGGGGACGGTCCGGTCGCTTGCCGCCAACATCTTCACGCTCTCGTTCCTGATGCCCTCCGCTGTCGCGCGGGCGGTCACCTTCATTCCGGTCGTTCGACGGCTCACCGAGACGTACGGGCTCGCGGAGGACAGCGACTTCACCCGTGCGTCCTACCTCGTCCTCGGCCACGTGAACCCGATCGCCTCGATGGCGCTCATGACCGGCGGCGGGATGGCGATCATCACTTCGCAGGTGATCAACGCGGACGTGCGAACGATCACGTGGGTCGAATGGGCGATCGTGATGATCCCGCCGGTGATCGTCCTCTACGGACTCTCGACCATCGCCGCGGCGCGCATCTACGACGTCGACGACACCATCACGATCGACGACAAGGCGGCGACCGACGGCGGGGAACCGACCGGGGAAGACGAGGAGAAAACGGCGGACGACGTCGCGGGCGACCCATCCGCCGCCGGCCCGTCGGCCGATGATCCCGTCGACGACCTCGCGGAGTCCGTCGTCGACGGAACGGCGGAACCGCTCACGCGCGACCAGCGCATCGTCGGCGGCGTGATGGGTGCCACCGTGGTCGCGTGGATCCTCGGATCGTTTCTGGGCGTGCCGACGATCGTTCCCGCGATCGGAGCCGTCACCGCCCTCTCGTTGCCCGGCGTTCGGATCATCACCGCCGACGATCTCGCGGACGTCAGTTGGGGGATCCTCTTTCTGATCGGCGCGATGTTCTCGATCCTCGACGTGATGGAGACGTCGGGCACGCTGACGCTGCTCGTCGAGACGATCACCGTCTACATCCCCTTCGCCGCGATGGCGCCCTGGCAGGTCGTCGCGACGTTGCTTTTGATCGCCGCGGTGCTCCGGTCGTTCTTCTCGACCGCCTCGGCCGCGATCATCATCGTGCTCCCCATCGTGCTGGAGTTCGCGGCGTTCCTCGGCGTGAACCAGCTGTTCCTGGCCTTCTCGGTGCTCATCATGATCGGATCGACGACGTTCCTCCCGTTCAACACGACGTCCGTCCTGCTCTCGTTCGATTACGGTCCCCTCTCGAACCGGGACGTTCTCGCGTTCGGGCTGGTGACGATGGTCTTCGGAAGTCTGGTGATCGTCGCCTCGTGGCTGTTCTACTGGCCGCTGGTGCTGTAG
- a CDS encoding NAD(P)-dependent oxidoreductase, whose translation MTDRLTTLVDQDVKPRGPLQAGLDDRFDVTVGGSNVPAELIADLEGVDVLFTTSRLPLTEAVIEASSLSIIAKIGTGLDSIDLEAAAEHGVTVVYTPGMNAHSVAEHALTLLLAVKRNVRIGGNALREGKWRDEVPNASPVTDTTVGIVGFGNVGSRLAGLLSGFNAEVLTSDPYVHEIDTDVTGATLTDLETVVSESDAVVVTAELTAETEGLIDAEVLSAMRDSAVLVNTARGPIVDQDALIEALDAGSIAGAGLDVFEEEPLPADSRLHEFENVVVTPHIAASSAVARTNIVETLADLTKTYLAGEPLPDRFVATAAGAPVQE comes from the coding sequence ATGACTGACCGACTCACGACCCTCGTTGACCAGGACGTAAAGCCACGCGGCCCGCTGCAGGCGGGCCTCGACGACCGATTCGACGTGACCGTCGGGGGATCGAACGTCCCCGCGGAGCTGATCGCCGACCTCGAGGGGGTCGACGTGTTGTTCACCACCTCGCGGCTTCCGCTCACCGAGGCGGTCATCGAGGCGAGCTCGCTGTCGATCATCGCCAAGATCGGGACGGGACTCGACAGCATCGACCTCGAGGCCGCCGCGGAGCACGGCGTCACCGTCGTCTACACGCCGGGAATGAACGCACACTCGGTCGCCGAGCACGCGCTCACCCTGCTGTTGGCGGTCAAGCGCAACGTCCGGATCGGCGGAAACGCGCTCCGGGAGGGGAAGTGGCGCGACGAAGTGCCGAACGCTAGCCCCGTCACCGACACCACCGTCGGGATCGTCGGGTTCGGCAACGTCGGCAGCCGGCTGGCCGGACTGCTCTCGGGGTTCAACGCCGAGGTGCTGACGAGCGACCCCTACGTCCACGAGATCGACACCGACGTCACCGGCGCGACGCTGACGGACCTCGAGACGGTCGTCTCCGAGTCGGACGCGGTCGTCGTCACCGCCGAGCTGACCGCCGAGACCGAGGGGCTGATCGACGCCGAGGTCCTCTCGGCGATGCGGGACTCGGCGGTCCTCGTGAACACGGCCCGGGGCCCGATCGTCGACCAGGACGCCCTGATCGAGGCGCTCGATGCCGGGTCGATCGCGGGCGCCGGACTCGACGTCTTCGAGGAGGAGCCGCTGCCGGCCGACTCCCGGCTCCACGAGTTCGAGAACGTCGTGGTGACGCCACACATCGCCGCCTCCTCCGCGGTCGCCCGGACGAACATCGTCGAGACGCTCGCGGACCTGACGAAGACGTATCTCGCCGGGGAGCCGCTTCCGGACCGGTTCGTCGCGACGGCGGCCGGCGCTCCCGTCCAGGAATAG